A genomic segment from Nicotiana tabacum cultivar K326 chromosome 7, ASM71507v2, whole genome shotgun sequence encodes:
- the LOC107801648 gene encoding uncharacterized protein LOC107801648, translating into MASPSPLARLSIERRPKLLKDFLLQDDPYSCSFNDIGSHPRKLCKSTISNFHGSRIRSNKASSHQLLRSRSSRAATATISAINKVINIVKFLPFASVKSPSIFPLSISRKLSTRTNHRDNIIKQHSSNHDVSVKVKVKDILRWKSFRDLVDEKSTPLDSSYSPNRCTTTTTNSTTTTISSKRTSWCDSDFTAEDLPSWWGENVEFLGELEDGMKKVGRKNIFEETVGGYGMGTIRAIKRDCKEELCFDENEQHSPVSVLESPFQEDDEEGIAFSSTETLLI; encoded by the exons ATGGCTTCTCCTAGTCCACTAGCAAGATTGTCAATTGAGCGTAGACCCAAATTGCTcaaagattttcttcttcaagacGATCCATATTCTTGTTCATTTAATGATATTGGGTCACACCCTCGAAAATTATGCAAGTCCACAATTTCAAATTTTCATGGTTCAAGAATTAGGTCAAACAAAGCTTCATCTCATCAATTACTTAGAAGTCGATCATCTAGAGCTGCTACTGCTACAATTTCCGCCATTAACAAGGTCATTAACATTGTTAAGTTCTTACCCTTTGCCTCTGTCAAATCTCCTTCCATTTTTCCTCTAAGCATTTCAAGAAAACTATCAACAAGAACCAACCACAGggacaatataattaaacaacATAGTAGTAACCACGATGTCTCAGTCAAAGTCAAAGTCAAAGACATCCTGCGGTGGAAATCATTTAGAGACTTGGTAGATGAGAAATCTACACCATTAGATTCTTCTTATTCACCAAATAGATGCACCACCACCACAACTAACTCCACAACCACCACCATAAGCAGCAAGAGAACTAGTTGGTGCGACAGTGATTTTACTGCGGAGGATTTACCGTCATGGTGGGGTGAAAATGTTGAATTTTTGGGTGAATTAGAAGATGGGATGAAGAAGGTTGGTAGAAAGAATATATTCGAGGAAACTGTCGGTGGGTATGGCATGGGAACTATAAGAGCAATCAAAAGGGATTGTAAG GAAGAGTTGTGCTTTGATGAGAATGAGCAACACAGCCCAGTTTCAGTTCTTGAATCTCCATTTCaagaagatgatgaagaaggaATTGCCTTCTCTTCCACCGAAACCTTGCTAATTTAG